DNA from Triticum aestivum cultivar Chinese Spring chromosome 7D, IWGSC CS RefSeq v2.1, whole genome shotgun sequence:
TTGCCTGTCTTTGGCCTTTCGCCCTTCACTTTTGAAGCAATGAAATGTTCAATCTTGCAGATGATCTTCAGTGTTCATGTTCAGTGTTAATGTTCAAGTGTTATAAACTCATATTTTAGTGTTAATGTTCAAATGTTCATTAACACTATTTGAAATCTGAGAACTAGAAATGCTGAAATCTGAAAACTGGAATCtccagttaactgaattttttgaacATTTAATCTTGTCTGACTATTTGTGAGGTTTATTGGGGTTACCAGTAGATAAAACCTAACCCTATGTATCTATAAATGTAGCAGAACTATATTTATAGAACTTCAGAGAATATATTGTTGTCTTCCTCATATTCTTTTATTACTGGAGCCACCATACAAAACTCTCTGCAGCAGAACTGCATTTCAACTATAAATGACAGGAacaaaaaaattatatatttcttgTGAGTACAACTTGAGAGAGTTtcagagaaataaaagaaagaaactaaaACTTCAGAGAATATGTTGTTGTTTATATGGACTGATGAATACTATGTATGGTCAATATTCAGAAGCAGAGAATATATTGTTGTTTATATAAACATAGCTGCTTGTTGGTATCTCCATTTTTCAGCTAGGCTTTGCAGTTATCTCAGTTTCTATCTTTTATTGGTTAGGCCTGGTACCCTGCTTCAAATACACTGGCTGAGAAGGCAGCATGGAAGTTTGAAGAGGAGAATGGGCTGCATGTGGTTGTGGTCAATCCAGGGACTATTTTGGGCTCGATGATTCCGCCAAGGATCAATGCTAGCATGGCCATATTTCTTCACTTACTTGAAGGTACGCGTATTACGATAATGTAATCTTGACAATGCTCTGGTCATAGTTTAAGATCTTTTTATAATTTTCCGGATAGAGAAATTTATATAGTGCTACTCTTTAATCGTTGCTTAGTCCCTCTAGAATGTTTGCTGATAGGCTAGCAATAATATCATGAGTAGCAGAATGAAGCTAATACCCATATACTGAATATTCTGTAGTGGTTAGTATATTAGAGAGTTATAAACTGCATGTTTTGTCATATCTAAAACCCTTTTCTACTCCATACTTTACATAAACAATGCCTCTGCATTGGCATAAGAACCATAGATTGAAAAATCATCCTCCATTGGCATTCGTCACCCTGGCAATGAAATAACCCGCATTTGCTATCCAGAAGACTTTTCTTGTCCAGTTCAGTGTGTGATTTGTTACTATGATAAGGAAACATTTCCTCAACCCATCTAGCCAGAACAGCAGGTAGGATTATATTTGTTCTTCTATATTCGGTTGGACAGCCTAGAGTTTCAACATGGATTATGTTCCATTGTATTTTGAAATAGCCAAAGAAGGTCTCTAATAACACTAAGTAGCAACAGCAAGTTGGTCTTCATACCAGTCGATTTTATGAGTACGTGATGTCATTTCAGATCATAGACCAACCACTCCTCCCCCTTTTGTGCATATCTATAGAGAGATCTAACACGTCTTCTGTAATATGTGTATTTGTCGATCCGCTGATTTTACAAAAAAATGTTCTTACAAGAAAAATACTAAGAGTCAACTTATGTCATCAAGAATCAACATTGCATCTCCATGATTCTGTGGGTTTGTAATAGCATGTCTAGCGTGCCAGCAACTTTGAAAAACATGATGTAGAAACCATGCTGCAAGAATTTATCAATGCGTACATGCCTTTTCAGTCCATATTTAACAGTGATACAAAATTGTGTTCCTTTTGTTTATGTTCAGAAGTAAAAATCAACTCAGAAATAGAAATGGACCTGATATATGATTTGTTCTGCATGTAGTCTGCACTAAAGAATGTCCATTACCTTCCATCACCTGTCCTACCGTAACAAAGCCAATTTTTCTGTATCTAATTAGTTCATAGACCCAGTTTGTATATATCCAGAGTTCATAGATGGATTAGTAAACATATAACCTTTTTGTAGAAACATATAGCCTTTTTCTGTTAAATGGTTATGCAGGTCCGAGCATGCTCAAAGTAGGCTAGGAAGATGACCAACAATTATATTGTGCAGTTCATCACCTATGTAAAATGGTTCTTCATGTTGGACCATATTTTTTGTGCATATCTAAGTATTCAGTCAAATACAAACATGTGACTTGCACCAAAAACAAATGTACAATATTTTTTTTATCTAGAAGCAGTACAACTCTTGATTATTTAAGATTGTCAGACATCATTTCTAGGTTCAGATGTATACTTTCTATTCTTGTACTTGGCTGACCATGCTTGAATATTGTCTAACGATGGAAGATATTTTGGTGCTATTTTTTCTCCAAGTTAACGACGAAAGAAGTTTGTACGAACATTTATCTGCTCTTTGACGTTCTTGTGAATTTTCTGAATCTGCGCAACTCTGCAACCAAAAAGGGCTCTCTGAACTTGCCACTAATTCACCTAACTGCTCCTGCTGCTCTTGGCTGCCTTCGGATGAAGCTACTGCTTCTGTGCTAGATTGGATGGATAAGCAAGAAAGCAAACCGAATGGGGAAAGATTGGGAGCATATCCATTTGTTTGGAAACTAAAAAAGGAGAAGATAAGAGTATGTGGTGTACAAAGCTCACCCGTTTATCAACAACTATGTGTCGGCTTTGTTTTTTAAAGCAAGACTTCCGAAATATTATTTTGTGAATGTataaatttgtatataaataaaaTTGAGTAGGTTGACTTTTACACTGATTGTATAATATTGACATATTGTTATCAGTATTTTTTTCAAACTTTTCTATAGTTAGTACTATGGTACAGTGAGTTCAAGCGTACTCACAGTGCAAGAAAAACTGAATGTTGCTACCAATTTAACTTACCATTGCACAATACAAGATAATCAACTGCCATTACCAGTAATTTCACCGAGGAGTAGATGTAAAAAATGAGAGTGAAATAAATATACCACTTGACATGGATCAAATTATGAAGATATGTAAACCACCGAGGCGCCGCGGACTCCAACATGTCCACGGTTAGACAGTTGATGCTACCCATGGGGCGCGTCATGGCGCACTTCAAGTATCTATCGAATATAAGGAGAGGCAGCTGCACCGGTTTTGCGATGGTGATCACATTGCATAATAAGGGAATAAAATGAGCAGCGGAAGCACGACTTGAGGCGGGTGTTCATGATCAAGCAGTTTTAGGTTAAAATAGAGCGAATATGAGATATAttcttttcttccgttgcaacacacgggcatattTCCTAGTGATTCTAATGGATTGTCGGCATTTAAATGAACACACGGGAAAAAGAATCACCTGATTTTGATGTGTGGATCTCAAGATATAGCAAAAAGAATATTGGAACAAAATCTGTCCAAAACCTTCTGGTTCTGTTGTTGCGGTTGCTGTGGAGTTGACACGTGGCGCGGTCTGATTCGCTTATACCGGTTCAAGTGAAATAGAACAGCAGCCGCACGATcagcaaggttggaaaaagcggtaggcgtaagcgaggcagtTGGCCTTTGCCTAGTGCCCAGGCGGTGCTTAAGCGCACTAGGcgtggcctaggcggtaatatagctTCTACTATCAGGGTTATTGGGGGTATTATATGTGTATTGATGTTAATTTAGGGCAGATAAATAAGTTAACTACCAGCTACTACCATTTGAATGTGTCATATTTGTCATTTTAGTGCAATATGACATGATTTCACGCTTGGGTAAACAATTTGTTGCTTACCCTGCCTAGacttccatttatgccctaggcgaggcgtttggccatcgcctagcgcctaggcgtgcctaagcgcctcctaggcactgccttttccaacacaGCGATCAAGTGATGATGGACGGCTACGAAACATCCAGGCAGCTTGGGTAAAAACACGGCGGTGTGCTCACCAGggacggagaagacggcggccgcAGCCGTCAGCGTTGACAGCGGGGTTGCTCCGGTGATCCTCGGGTGACGCGGTAGTGAAGGGGGCGTCTAGTGCACGGCTCCGGTGAATATGGAGACGTTTGCAAGGATGGGGACGTCCTCAGGCGACAGCAGAGAGCGGCTGAACCAGAGGTGGCGACAGCGAGCTCCTGTTGATCCTTGGGAGATCGATATGATGTGCCCCTGGGTTAATAAAGAGGTGAGGGAGGTGAGTGAGGTCTCGGTGAAGTCAATGAGAGTCTCCATGAGGACAGGGACCTAGTGGTAGCGATGCAATCCGTTGGAGGAGGAGTTTCAGGCAGCGGAGATCTGCTTTGGGTGGAGGTCCTAGCGCTCGATCTGGTGCGCTGCGAGCGATGAAACGGAATCAGAAAGATGCGGATCAAAGGGGCCACGTAGTTCGCAAGGAAAGAGGGTTCGGGGAGGCTTACTGACGACAACATCGACCTGAAAAGGGAGCTCGGGCAGCGAAGATGGGGTGCTCCGTTCGCTCGTAATCGAGTTCTACCTGAGGGATTTGCACGGGAATCGTACGAGGGGAGCGAGAGGTATCTCTCGGTGTCCATGGATCGCAGCGGGGGTTAGGGATCGGGTGAATCGGGGAGTTCACATCGGCCGGGTTTGCTCTGTCGTGCAGAAGCAGGAGACCGGGCGGGAGGTGGAAGAACTGGGCATGGGGTTGGGGTGTCGGTCGCTAGGAGAGAACGAAGGGGAGGCAAATAGGTGGGGCGTGGCGCTGACCTGGGCGGGCAGCCTCAGTGAGGTGGGCTGGCATGCTGCCACTTGTCGGGCTGGGCCTTGGGCGCTGTTGCTCGCTGCGCTGCGCTGCGCTGAAGTGGGCCGGCCTCCTAGTTGTTGCTGCGCTGCACTGCGCGCGAGCGAGGTTTAGGCTTTGGTCCACTTTCTTTTACAGAAATGATTTTGGCTCCAAAAATAATCCGAATCATTTTATAAAAAATACCACGACACCCAAAAAAACAAATATAGTTACATACAGCATAATGAACATTTTTCCAGTCCAAAATTCTTATATAGAATATACATATAATATTTTCATAAACTTTACTTTGACACTTATAAAATGTTCCACGAAAACAAAATCAACTCCAGAGAAAGATTCAAATACGTTTAAACCATTTCCAACTCTTTTAGTATTGAAGGAGTCATATTTCCTTCTCTCACAATATTTAATTTTTGAGTTAGAATTGTTTTAAATATTCAAAATCCAAATGGGAGAATATTCAGTTATTCACCAATAGCATTCTTTGAGGAAGTCATGTCATCCTCTCTCATATTTAAATTGCAAATAGTTTGAATATTCTCAAACCCAAAATAAGATGCAAATGAATAATTGGGAAAGtcgttttattccctctcttttgaATATTCATTATAACACCAAAAGTTTCAAACCCTAGTCAAAATTAACTAACAACAAGCAACACTAACAAGTTTTTAATTACTCCAATTTAaattattaacattccaaaattataaattttgggatgttacaaatctaccacccttaaaatgaatctcgtcctcgagattcaaagaggctagaaagaaaaggtTAGGTTTGGGATTCGCCTTGTATATCCATTGTTCATTCGAGAGTGCGGAGTACTACCGCCCTTAGAATAAGAGTCAATGGTCTTCAATAATCTTACTCCTTCGATGAAATCCTTCACACATATGTCTTGCACTCCTTTGAAATTCTGAATCCCTTATCAAAAGAGCGTTCCATATACAGAAACTTCATGGCTCACAGGTCTTGCATCGATACTAAACAAATATCGATactctcatggtggtcatcaagaATGGTTCCTGCAGAAAAGTGTCTTGGTTTATTCTCACCGTACAACCTACTATTGGCAACGGGTGCCTCTACAATGGGTCAAacgtcataccattctaaggtttaggCTTAACAACGACGTCCCTCTATTATAGGTATGTCACTCTAGATTTACCATCCAACATAGCAAGagcaaataataagagtaagtcggcatggtgatcaatccattccgcacccaaatcattaccttgcaCATGGTTTAgtaaatctcgcattctaacactcggacATCCTCCCAAGCATTGCAGAAATTTTCTCTTGTTCACGAACTGGGTTCGGATAATCCCATTGGTTCCGCAAGCCAAACAAAACAACCTATCGTTCCTTtgaactctcaggttttgcgtcaACTACTATGAAGACATCTACTGCTGAAATGTAACTTCCTCTAGGGTTCTTCCTTCAGCAAGATTGTGCTTGCTTCTTGGTGGATCATGGCATCTGCGGGTTAGCTTGAACTCATCCCTAGGTTGCATCCATCTTCACTCCATTCTCGGGATTAGCAAGCAATGTAGTAAACCTTCACATGCACGTCTTGGGTTTAAGGAAAGATAGAATATATAGAGAGAGATAGATACCCATACAAACATCACTCTTGTTTCTTTAAAATAAGTTTTGACGTGCACTGTCAGTAAAACAAACACGATGATAGCTCACCAAACGCATCTAACGATATACGCATATAGAAATCTtatatcttcaaaatcttcaatgtTTGTAGCTTTTGTCTTGCATCAACAAAGAAATCTTCATAGCACCAAGTCTTGTCATAGCTTGCTCTTCTTGAATCTTGAAGCATAATAAATAGGTAGGGGTCTAAATTACGCAACTTATTCTACTCACAAAATAATTGCAAATCACATCACATAACATCAATCAATAAAAAGCACAAAATTCACACCACACAAGCAAATCCTATaggtaaggtcatatccacaagagatatgatctcATCATACTACGCGTGAATCGTTTATCAAACTTAACTCAGTGGTGGTGGTCCGAATCTAAGCTTTGCCCTTCTCATCTAAATTAACCATGAAGATCATCTAGCAATCTAGAAGTTAGTCCTTCTTGAGTCACGCAAAAACAGTTCTTTCTTGAATTCCTTCACTCCTCATTGTAGCATTGCTTCGCAAACATTACATCTTCAGTGGCAGGGATGAATGGGGTTACTACAGGATGGCCAGCTACTTTAAGAAAAGATGAGAAGTTTAGAATATGAATGGTAGATGAGAAATACGAGTATGATagtaagtgatcaagaagtgataaaATAATGTCTTCCTATGGTTTTTCCTAGTCCATTCTAAGGGTTACAACCTACAGTCAAcatgggctctgataccatctataacgacccgaacctgataagattcgatgtctctgtgctcactgtgctagtccctggatcaatagctagcacacacagtacaagaTGTAATATCAAAATAAAACCACATGTCATAATATTACATCGCAGATCCAGAATTTAATATAATACATACCTGCATAGCTCAAGCTAGCATACAAACAAAATGCAGCAGAAAAGCAAATAAAATGTCCATGAAGTCCATCAACACCACAATCAAATGTCGAgtatagacatcgtaaccctacatCGTATTACTCACTCGTCGTATAAAATCTGCAACTTGAAACGTTGCAGCCACGAAGGGTCAATATTTTGAAGGTATTAGCAAGTCACACAAGGAAATATATAACAGACCTACATCTATATGCAAGGTACATCAAGAGGATAGTGTAGTGGTtgttttgcagaaagctaatttttccctgaTAACTACATAATATAATAGTCAAATTTGATCTTTGTCTTTCTACAGTTAAATACACATGGTTGAATTGGGCAATCCAATTCGAACATACCCATTATTAGGCTtcccaacaaatttattaagtgtcacatctgtcaagatcgtCCAACAACCGTAATGGCATTGTCGCtcaaatttgtccataaccggAGTCGCTCAAATttctccataaccggggacacggctaatcatgattagttttaatactctacagagttttgcacactttacccactagactcaacccgaagattgagacgaagtctttcagaagtaGTCACCTCCACCCACCGGcagccggtacacctactcatatcTACATCTGCAAGCTTACCTGGGCGAGGATCCCACgacctactcaactaagccagagcccatttagctagtggttgcgcatggaagctactagtcactaagcctgtctgatctttttgagcctgggcggctGTCCACTTACATTGAGAGAGTATAAACtatgatgttcttgaaaccacccatCAATACCAGTCAcgcccagaggtgagttaaatcctTAATTACTACTCAGTTTGTTATATATATAGTCCTCACATAAActcaatgaatacacgaaccacccctgtcaacaaagcatagcaaactacaactaccacgatttgtAAAAGACGGGGAGATTGCTCAACAGCTTAGCAAAATTATATAgtaatcctatacatgcatatattcatagtgtgatataactatatgcatagaaaacaataggtaaaggatgatcaacatgtaacttccCTGGTATATTTGATGAAGATCGTCGCGCTCACAATCCTGATAATTCTACTCGTCATGCTCCGAGCAATCTATCGCAAAAGAAAGAGTCCAAATAAACAACCATGCCATATAAAAGAATCAAGAGAACAACCAAACAAATATGGCAAGGTTGGACAACGTCAATATATATATGGGCTTAATATATAATACGGGTCTTGAGGTGCTATAAAGTGACAAGTGAAGAAATCAACTCCAAAGAGTCAACTGATATAGAAAGATTGCTATACATGGTTACATTTGATATAATATGGAATAGGATCAAAATTATACAGAAAACAACAAACATGTTGTTGAACACAAAGCATATGACATGAGAGTTCATTTGCCAAAAGAATGAATGGAATAGGAGCACTACAACTCAAATTATAGTGAGATGAAATTTGAATTGAATTTAAATTCGAACAGGCCAAAATTATTTGAAGTTATGAGTATATAGAATTGTATCACAAAGTATTTGATACAAGTGTCGTaggcaaaaagaatcaattgaatAGGATATACAAATTTCAATATATGAGCAAAAGATGAttcgagttcaaatttgaattggtcaattttgaaaagttcaaaaattgGAAATAATGATTCTAATGGATTGTCAGCACTTAAATGAACacacaggaaaaagaatcacttgATTTGAATGTGTGGATCTCAAGATATAGCAAAAAGAATATTCGAACAAACTTTGTCCAAAACCTTCTGGTTCTGTTGTTGCGGTTGCAGTGGAGTTGACACGTGGCGCGGTCTGATTCGCTTATACCGGTTCAAGTGAAATAGAACAGCAGCCGCACGATCAAGTGATGATGGATGGCTACGAACCATCCACGCAGCTTGGGTTAAAACACGACGGTGTGCTCATCAGGGACGGAGAAGGCGGCGGTCGCAGCCGTCGGCGTTGACGGCGGGGTTGCTCCGGTGATCCTCGGGTGACGCGGTAGTGAAGGGGGCGTCTAGTGCACGGCTCCAGTGAATATGGAGATGTCTGCAAGGACGGGGACATCATCAGGTGACAGCAGGGAGCGGCCGAACCATAGGTGGCGACAGCGAGCTCCTGTTGATCCTTGGGAGATCGATATGGTGTGCCCCTGGGTTAATAAAGATGTGAGGTTGGTGAGTGAGGTCTCGGTGAAGTCAATGAGAGTGTCCATGAGGACCGGGACCTAGTGGTAGCGATGCAATCCGTTGAAGGAGGAGTTTCAGGCGGCGGAGATCTGCTTCGGGTGGAGGTCCTAGCGCTCGATCTAGTGCGCTGCGAGCGATGAAACAGAATCAGAAAGATGTGGATCAAAGGGGCCACGTAGTTCGCAAGGAAAGAGGGTTCGAGGAGGCTTACTGATGACGACATCGACCTGAAAAGGGAGCTCGGGCAGCGAAGATGGGGTGCTTCATTCGCTCGTAATCGAGTTTTACCTCGAGGAATTTGCACGAGAATCGTATGAGGGGAGCGAGAGGTATCTCTCGGTGTCCATGGATCGGATCGGGGGTTAGGGATCGGGCGAATCGGGGAGTTCGCATTGGCTTGGTTTGCTCTGTCGTGCAGAAGCAGGAGACCGGGCGGGAGGTGAAAGAACTAGGcgtggggtcggggtgtcggtcgcTCAGAGAGAACGAAGGGGAGGTAGACAGGTGGGGCGCGGCGCTGACCTGGGCGGGCAGCCTCAGTGAGGTGGGCTGGCATGTTGCCACTTGCTGGGCTGGGCCTTGGGCGCTGTTGCTCGCCGTGCTGCGCTGCGCTGAAGTGGGCCGGCCTGCTAGCTGCTGTTGCACTGTGCGCGAGTGAGGTTTAGGCTTTGGTCTACTTTCTTTTACAGAAATGATTTTGGCTCCAAAAATAATCCGAATCATTTTATAAAAATTACCATGACACCCACAAAAACAAATATAGTTACATACAACATAATGAACATTTTTTCAGTCCAAAATTCTTATATAGAATATACATATAATATTTTCGTAAACTTTACTTTGACATTTATAAAATGTTCCACGAAAACAAAATCAACTCCAGAGAAAGATTCAAATACGTTTAAACCATTTCCAACTCTTTTAGTATTGAAGGAGTCATATTTCCTTCTCTCACAATATTTAATTTTTGAGTTAGAATTGTTTTAAATATTCAAAATCCAAATGGGAGAATATTCAGT
Protein-coding regions in this window:
- the LOC123165973 gene encoding cinnamoyl-CoA reductase 1, whose protein sequence is MRRVVVTSVVSAVVPSPGWPAGEGLDEHCWTNIDYCDQNRAWYPASNTLAEKAAWKFEEENGLHVVVVNPGTILGSMIPPRINASMAIFLHLLEGLSELATNSPNCSCCSWLPSDEATASVLDWMDKQESKPNGERLGAYPFVWKLKKEKIRVCGVQSSPVYQQLCVGFVF